The Trichoderma breve strain T069 chromosome 2, whole genome shotgun sequence DNA segment GCTCGTCGAAGCAGCTAGGGTTGCTGGTGGACGAACGCTGGTTGGTAACCAAGGGCGCGAGGCTCCTCCCATTGTCAAAGtcaagcagcttcttgagcaGGGAAGCATTGGCAAAGTCCTTAGCAGTGAGGTTAGGGCCTTTGGCGGAACTGTTGACCGAGAGGCTCTGCTGGCAGGACTCAAGTACTTTACTGATAGGGCCGTTGGTGGTAACGTTGTAACCATTGGAGTTGGGCATTGTGAGTGAAATCCCCATCATCTGGAGTATATTGAGTGTCCTCTTTTCACATCTAACTTCTCCCAGTGTTTGACCAAGTTCAGTATGTCATTGGAGACTTTCAAAACATCCAATCAcacctccagctccagcgccccAATGTCCTCCTTCGCGACCCTTCCACCAAAAAGGTCGTCGAAACAGTAAAGTCCAACGTCCCtgatctcatcatcatcaacggcacCCTCGCCGCATCGCAAATCGTCACCGAGGGAGCCAATGTGCTCTTCCGATTCCGTCGAGGCCAGCAATTCCCCGGCGACCCTGCCCTCTCGTGGACAATCAATGGCGAAAAGGGCGAGATTCGACTCCAGGCGTTTGGCGGATCTTCCCTGCACGCTGGTTCGTACGGTGCGCCCGTCACCATTGAGGTTCATGATTTCGCATCGGATCAGGTGCAGAAGAGTGAATGGAGCTGGCAGAGTTGGCAAGAGGAGCTGGCGATCGTGGGGAGAAGCGTTGGTGTTCTTTATGACAAGTTTGCGGACGGAGAGTTTGAGGGGGCACCTTCGTTTGAGACGGCTCTGGTTCGCCATGAGCAACTAGCAACTGTTCTTGCTGGGTGGGATGAGAAATGAAGGGTTTCGAGGAATGGGGGAAACGGAAAGTAAGGCACTTGTAATTGAATTAGCAGCCATTTTCAAATTCAAGGggttgaatttttttttttttttaaatcaATCTGGAATAGCtaggtcttcttcttgatgaagtcCTCCAAGTCCGGACAGGCTTGTAAAACACTGGCCAATTCATCGTCGGACAGGCCACTCATCGCACGAGTGTCTTTTGACGTCTCCTTTGCCTTTCGTTTCGATGTCGTCCACTGAACACTGGCTGCTTCATCGCCG contains these protein-coding regions:
- a CDS encoding oxidoreductase family, NAD-binding rossmann fold domain-containing protein encodes the protein MAPIRTAIIGLSSTATTSWASAAHLPYLLSARGRAKYQIVALCNSSVESAKRAIEVFKLPPETKAYGNPQDVADDKDIDLVVVSTRVDVHYETALPSVKAGKQVFVEWPLAHDVAHAKELVEAARVAGGRTLVGNQGREAPPIVKVKQLLEQGSIGKVLSSEVRAFGGTVDREALLAGLKYFTDRAVGGNVVTIGVGHLFDQVQYVIGDFQNIQSHLQLQRPNVLLRDPSTKKVVETVKSNVPDLIIINGTLAASQIVTEGANVLFRFRRGQQFPGDPALSWTINGEKGEIRLQAFGGSSLHAGSYGAPVTIEVHDFASDQVQKSEWSWQSWQEELAIVGRSVGVLYDKFADGEFEGAPSFETALVRHEQLATVLAGWDEK